The proteins below are encoded in one region of Segatella copri:
- a CDS encoding M3 family metallopeptidase: protein MKINKTFLTLGLAATLLQMPASSFAQTAGGNRQNPLLTKSSLPFGAPDFSKIQESDYLPAIEAAIREQRANIQKIVNNKKKPNFQNTILAYEESGALLEKVTNIFFGLTSAHKTPGIAETEKKATPLLTELDNEISFNKKLFERIKYVYDNEYKKLKGEDKRLTEVIYKSFVRSGALLSAEKMERMKQINSRISELQQEWGNLLPAATNNAVVWVNSKEELAGLSDADIAQCKKDAESRGGKAPYCIVIINTTQQPILTNLQNRELRKKVYMASIHRADGTNPDFNTFPIVTEIAKLRAEKGKLMGYDNYADYSLEKTMAKNSKNVDDFLKQLIKEYAPKADAETKAIEAYAQKTEGKNFKLQPYDRFYYSAKMKKEMLNITDDEIKPYFNIDSVQVNGVFYAAHRVYGLNFKQRKDIPTYHPDMKVFEVSDKNGKPIALFYSDYFRRPTKRGGAWMSAFAKQSKQRGQLPIIYNVCNNAKAPEGQPSLITWDEVTTLFHEFGHALHGILSDCKYNTLSGTAVARDFVEMPSQFNESFASIPEIFDHYARHTETGAAMPADLKERMLKSISFQTAYSLGENLAATCLDLAWHKISEEEVPSPYMAGAFEKEELHNIGLLNTQIPPRYSTSYFNHVWGGGYAAGYYSYLWTEVLAVNIADYFAKHGALDPAVGQAFRDKILSRGNTKDQMEMFTDFTGMEKPDASGFLKARGL from the coding sequence ATGAAAATTAACAAGACTTTCCTTACCCTGGGCTTGGCCGCAACACTCTTGCAGATGCCAGCCTCATCGTTCGCACAGACTGCGGGCGGTAACCGTCAGAATCCTCTTTTAACAAAGAGCAGTCTTCCATTCGGTGCTCCTGACTTCAGCAAGATTCAGGAGAGCGACTACCTGCCAGCCATCGAAGCGGCTATCAGGGAGCAGCGTGCCAACATCCAGAAGATTGTAAACAACAAGAAGAAGCCTAACTTCCAGAACACCATCCTCGCCTATGAGGAGAGCGGTGCGCTGCTCGAAAAGGTGACTAACATCTTCTTCGGTCTCACCAGCGCCCACAAAACTCCGGGCATCGCCGAAACCGAAAAGAAGGCAACCCCATTGCTGACCGAACTCGACAATGAGATTTCGTTCAACAAGAAACTCTTCGAGCGCATCAAGTATGTTTACGATAATGAATATAAGAAGCTCAAGGGCGAAGACAAGCGCCTTACTGAGGTTATCTATAAGAGTTTTGTACGTTCAGGTGCCCTTCTTTCTGCCGAGAAGATGGAGCGCATGAAGCAGATCAACTCCCGCATCTCTGAATTGCAGCAGGAATGGGGCAACCTTCTTCCTGCCGCTACCAACAACGCCGTGGTTTGGGTGAACAGCAAGGAAGAGCTCGCCGGATTGAGCGATGCAGACATTGCACAATGCAAGAAAGATGCTGAGAGCCGCGGAGGCAAGGCGCCTTACTGCATCGTCATCATCAACACCACCCAGCAGCCTATCCTCACCAATCTCCAGAACCGCGAACTGCGCAAGAAGGTGTATATGGCAAGCATCCACCGTGCCGACGGAACCAATCCTGATTTCAACACCTTCCCTATCGTAACCGAGATTGCCAAGTTGCGTGCCGAGAAGGGCAAGCTGATGGGATATGACAACTATGCCGACTATTCGCTCGAAAAGACGATGGCTAAGAACAGCAAGAATGTGGATGATTTCCTGAAGCAGCTCATCAAGGAATATGCTCCTAAGGCTGATGCTGAAACCAAGGCGATAGAAGCGTATGCACAGAAGACTGAAGGCAAGAACTTCAAGCTGCAGCCATACGACCGCTTCTATTATTCTGCAAAGATGAAGAAGGAGATGCTCAACATTACCGATGATGAGATCAAGCCATACTTCAACATCGACAGCGTACAGGTGAACGGTGTGTTCTATGCCGCCCATCGTGTATACGGATTGAACTTCAAGCAGCGCAAGGATATTCCAACCTATCACCCAGACATGAAGGTATTCGAGGTAAGCGATAAGAACGGCAAGCCAATCGCCCTCTTCTACAGCGATTACTTCCGCCGTCCTACCAAGCGTGGCGGTGCATGGATGAGCGCCTTTGCCAAGCAGAGCAAGCAGCGCGGCCAGTTGCCTATCATATATAATGTATGCAACAACGCCAAGGCACCGGAGGGTCAGCCATCTCTCATCACATGGGATGAGGTTACTACCCTGTTCCATGAGTTCGGTCATGCACTTCACGGAATCCTTTCCGACTGCAAGTACAATACCCTTTCAGGAACAGCCGTTGCCCGCGATTTCGTAGAGATGCCATCCCAGTTTAACGAATCGTTTGCTTCTATTCCGGAAATATTCGACCATTACGCCCGTCATACCGAGACCGGTGCTGCGATGCCAGCCGATCTGAAAGAGCGCATGCTGAAGAGCATCAGCTTCCAGACCGCTTATTCACTGGGCGAGAATCTGGCTGCGACCTGTCTTGACCTTGCCTGGCACAAGATTAGCGAAGAAGAGGTGCCTTCACCTTATATGGCAGGTGCCTTCGAGAAGGAAGAGCTCCACAACATCGGTTTGCTCAACACCCAGATTCCTCCTCGCTACAGCACATCATACTTCAACCACGTATGGGGCGGCGGTTATGCTGCAGGCTATTACAGCTATCTCTGGACAGAGGTGCTGGCTGTGAACATCGCCGACTACTTTGCAAAGCATGGTGCCTTAGATCCAGCCGTTGGTCAGGCATTCCGCGATAAGATTCTGAGCCGTGGCAACACCAAGGACCAGATGGAAATGTTTACCGACTTTACTGGTATGGAGAAGCCAGATGCTTCCGGATTTCTGAAAGCAAGAGGTTTGTAA
- a CDS encoding N-acetylmuramoyl-L-alanine amidase — MRKIKEIIIHCSATKEGRNFTVADIDRWHRERGMRCIGYHFVIYRDGSIHVGRAIEEVGAHCKGHNSISIGVCYIGGLSKKGKPKDTRTRDQKVAMRSLIEQLKEEYPLATIHGHNEFANKACPCFNVKKEWG, encoded by the coding sequence ATGCGTAAGATAAAGGAAATCATCATTCATTGCAGTGCGACCAAGGAAGGTCGCAACTTCACCGTAGCGGATATTGACCGCTGGCACCGCGAGCGCGGAATGCGCTGCATAGGTTATCATTTCGTGATTTATCGTGACGGCAGCATTCATGTAGGCCGTGCGATAGAGGAGGTTGGCGCCCATTGCAAGGGTCATAATTCCATCAGCATAGGCGTCTGCTACATCGGCGGCTTATCAAAGAAAGGTAAGCCGAAGGATACAAGAACCCGAGACCAGAAAGTGGCAATGCGCTCCCTCATCGAGCAGCTGAAGGAGGAATATCCATTAGCCACGATTCATGGTCATAATGAATTTGCCAACAAAGCCTGCCCCTGCTTTAATGTGAAGAAGGAGTGGGGCTAA
- a CDS encoding DUF3987 domain-containing protein, whose amino-acid sequence MSCYLIKVENGHKVARSITSEEEYKQLRGSNEQKANLRLARAGNDAAKRRLVQFNYSGHYPQGVVKGMKLPSGAFGFDMDEPEAFAKAAKLLLKEPDKYGLLMLERSARQGGHAVFEREKGKTILENQVRIATILKCEMDTSAHDINRVYFTTTSDDEDLLFLSPRLFKDEYDEAAVAAEGKVLEERERYGQEELPEGAHKANKHYEPWKEEFKKDSQGVFKGQEFKNSRISSSSASSSSASTAAASAAQDNYLGIPYGEIIKKWWQLYNDGQEPMRSNRNTLTFELAVNLRHICGFDRNLLAQIIPCYDGFPEQEKMACINSALNEKITQMPKRLKDVLAALRQEKLKQGASNGNADEDSEALVNALDEANAKDDLFYYDALPKMPLGVRDSISAVGPALAMPVITSICPAIGMLATGVKVSVHGKMNSLNLISYIAGDFASGKGSIDPVVDAWTSEVKQMDKMYQQQEDEWRAKKRAAKNKKEQPEEPKLPVRCLTLNNTVANLAERLANTEGKHAFSFTPEADTVAQKWKSAMSDFSVMLRQAYDGTSYEREARSADAVNVHIEHLLWNVVMCGTPDALYRVVNNYTDGFQSRIVVARTPDNTFTPLTDNLFVLTETQREHIRQIAHLLPLMEGEVVLPKLENKGREWLEQIRLETMKNDDKVKARQRFRICPTTMRMMTCIMLCKVAETLIQKHGFQGAEKQLKQNPLLWKEMIVKTQTPTMLEAFNILADYQLDNALYFFRSRIEDAFSSKSYCGQTTYDRSRRGKNDSIFERLDVTFSFEQALQQSIAVKGANVTREVVRQMLKNWKRQGLIGVLPDMRYQKVQPTV is encoded by the coding sequence ATGAGTTGTTATTTAATTAAGGTGGAGAATGGGCACAAGGTTGCCCGCTCCATCACCTCGGAAGAGGAGTATAAGCAGCTGCGTGGAAGCAATGAGCAGAAGGCGAATCTTCGCCTGGCTCGTGCCGGAAACGATGCTGCGAAAAGAAGACTGGTACAGTTTAACTACTCCGGCCATTATCCGCAAGGCGTGGTGAAGGGAATGAAACTGCCAAGCGGTGCTTTCGGATTTGATATGGATGAGCCGGAGGCTTTCGCCAAGGCTGCCAAGCTGCTGCTGAAAGAACCGGACAAGTACGGACTGCTGATGCTGGAACGTAGCGCACGACAAGGCGGACATGCGGTGTTTGAGCGCGAAAAGGGCAAGACTATCTTGGAGAATCAGGTTAGGATTGCTACGATACTCAAGTGCGAAATGGATACTTCGGCTCACGACATTAACCGGGTTTATTTCACTACTACATCGGATGACGAAGATTTGCTCTTCCTTTCGCCACGGCTTTTCAAGGATGAATATGATGAGGCTGCCGTGGCAGCTGAAGGGAAGGTTCTAGAAGAGCGTGAAAGATACGGACAGGAGGAACTGCCGGAAGGGGCGCACAAGGCAAACAAGCATTATGAGCCTTGGAAGGAAGAATTCAAGAAGGATTCTCAAGGGGTTTTTAAGGGTCAGGAATTTAAGAATTCGAGAATTTCTTCCTCTTCTGCGTCATCCTCTTCTGCGTCAACTGCTGCTGCTTCTGCTGCTCAGGACAATTATCTTGGGATTCCTTATGGGGAAATCATTAAGAAGTGGTGGCAACTGTATAATGATGGGCAGGAGCCGATGCGCTCCAACCGCAATACGCTGACCTTTGAGCTGGCTGTGAATCTGCGCCATATCTGTGGTTTTGACCGCAATCTGCTGGCTCAGATCATTCCCTGCTACGATGGGTTTCCTGAACAGGAAAAGATGGCTTGCATCAACTCGGCATTGAACGAGAAAATCACGCAAATGCCTAAGCGCCTGAAGGATGTGCTGGCTGCGCTGAGACAGGAGAAACTGAAACAGGGGGCTTCAAACGGGAATGCAGATGAAGACAGCGAGGCACTAGTGAATGCCTTGGACGAGGCTAACGCCAAGGATGATCTGTTCTATTACGATGCTTTACCCAAGATGCCACTAGGCGTGCGTGATTCCATCAGTGCTGTTGGACCGGCTCTGGCAATGCCAGTGATTACATCCATCTGTCCTGCCATCGGAATGCTTGCTACTGGCGTGAAGGTTTCCGTTCACGGCAAGATGAACTCGCTGAACCTTATCTCCTACATCGCCGGTGATTTTGCATCAGGCAAGGGAAGCATCGACCCCGTGGTTGATGCATGGACTTCGGAAGTGAAACAGATGGACAAAATGTATCAGCAGCAGGAGGATGAATGGAGAGCCAAGAAGCGTGCGGCTAAGAACAAGAAGGAGCAACCGGAAGAGCCGAAACTGCCTGTAAGATGTCTTACTTTAAATAATACGGTGGCTAACCTTGCAGAACGACTGGCTAATACTGAAGGCAAGCACGCCTTCTCGTTCACTCCGGAAGCTGACACCGTAGCACAGAAGTGGAAATCGGCAATGAGCGACTTTTCCGTCATGTTAAGACAGGCTTACGACGGAACGAGCTATGAGCGCGAGGCAAGAAGTGCAGATGCGGTGAATGTTCATATCGAACATCTTTTGTGGAATGTTGTGATGTGCGGAACGCCAGATGCACTCTATCGAGTAGTGAACAATTATACGGATGGTTTCCAAAGCCGTATTGTCGTGGCGCGAACGCCGGACAACACGTTCACTCCGCTAACAGACAATCTCTTTGTGCTGACCGAAACTCAACGTGAGCACATACGGCAGATAGCTCATCTCTTGCCCCTGATGGAGGGCGAGGTGGTTCTGCCTAAGTTGGAGAATAAGGGCAGGGAGTGGCTGGAACAGATACGATTGGAGACCATGAAAAATGACGACAAGGTGAAAGCCCGCCAGCGTTTCCGTATCTGTCCTACGACCATGAGAATGATGACCTGCATCATGCTCTGTAAGGTGGCTGAGACGCTGATTCAGAAACATGGTTTCCAGGGTGCCGAGAAGCAGCTGAAACAGAATCCGCTGTTATGGAAGGAAATGATCGTAAAGACGCAGACACCAACCATGCTCGAAGCCTTCAATATCCTGGCAGATTATCAGTTGGACAATGCACTCTACTTCTTCCGCAGTCGCATAGAGGATGCATTCTCATCCAAGAGTTATTGCGGTCAGACAACTTATGATCGTTCCCGACGCGGCAAAAATGATTCCATCTTCGAGCGGCTTGACGTTACTTTCTCCTTCGAGCAGGCATTGCAGCAAAGTATTGCGGTAAAAGGAGCAAACGTTACTCGAGAGGTTGTTAGACAGATGTTGAAAAACTGGAAGCGACAGGGCTTGATAGGTGTGCTGCCCGATATGCGTTACCAGAAGGTTCAACCTACTGTATAA
- a CDS encoding DUF5675 family protein: MEIIIYRRRFTRWGVDGTLVIKGTKVCNTIEHPERYLPAGDYEIAFVSIANKSRKMPVILRKGQAVWEVGINSPCLKPGNGPMTLKYGCIILGKAVASGLVIHSQEYFDRLCERLRKASKKMECIKLRIIDWGSDDISIAF, from the coding sequence ATGGAAATAATCATTTATCGCCGTCGCTTTACCCGATGGGGAGTAGATGGCACATTAGTAATAAAGGGTACGAAAGTTTGTAATACCATAGAACATCCTGAGCGTTATTTGCCTGCAGGAGACTATGAGATAGCTTTTGTTTCTATAGCTAATAAGAGTAGGAAAATGCCTGTTATCCTGAGGAAGGGACAGGCTGTTTGGGAAGTGGGCATCAATTCTCCTTGTCTCAAGCCCGGAAATGGTCCGATGACGCTGAAATATGGATGCATCATTCTGGGTAAGGCTGTAGCCTCTGGGCTGGTGATTCATTCTCAGGAATACTTCGACCGACTTTGTGAACGATTAAGGAAGGCTTCTAAAAAGATGGAGTGTATCAAGTTACGTATCATAGATTGGGGTAGTGATGATATCTCGATAGCATTTTAG
- a CDS encoding MFS transporter, with the protein MKKGLFALALGTFTLGIAEFIIEGIITDIANNMNVSIPEAGHLISIYALGVCAGAFSLILMHKYRPKNILMFLASLITFGAVIASVAPNYWLLLCARFIEGLPHGAYFGTGTIVAVKIAKEGKGTNAVAMMCAGMPVANLLGVPVGTFLSHMFSWRVPFVSCIVLGLITLYMIHRWVPDVEALPNNGMKAQFHFLRNKAPWLIIAATFLGNGGILCWFSYISPLLQMESGFSATSISLLMILAGGGMVVGNQVSALLADRFKPGRFTCYLQFLAAAALLLTFFLAPFGWVSVVLMFICCACLFGIGSPEQFLIVKHAKGGEMLGGCCIQGAFNLGNAMGAFLGGIPVAMGLGYNFPALIGVPMALAGAICLLIFHKKYE; encoded by the coding sequence ATGAAAAAAGGACTATTTGCACTCGCGCTGGGTACCTTTACCTTAGGCATCGCTGAATTCATCATCGAGGGCATCATCACAGACATCGCCAACAACATGAACGTTTCCATCCCGGAAGCAGGACATCTCATCTCCATCTATGCACTCGGCGTCTGCGCCGGAGCTTTCTCGTTGATTCTCATGCATAAATACAGACCCAAGAATATCCTGATGTTCCTGGCTTCGCTCATCACCTTCGGAGCTGTCATCGCCTCAGTAGCACCTAACTACTGGCTCTTGCTCTGCGCCCGCTTTATAGAAGGTCTGCCTCATGGCGCCTACTTCGGAACGGGTACCATCGTGGCGGTGAAGATTGCCAAAGAGGGTAAGGGAACCAATGCCGTGGCGATGATGTGTGCAGGTATGCCGGTGGCCAACCTGCTGGGTGTGCCGGTGGGAACCTTCCTGAGTCACATGTTCAGCTGGCGAGTACCTTTTGTCAGCTGTATCGTGCTCGGACTCATCACCTTATACATGATTCACAGATGGGTTCCGGATGTAGAAGCACTGCCAAACAACGGTATGAAGGCACAGTTCCATTTCCTCCGCAACAAGGCTCCGTGGCTCATCATCGCCGCCACCTTCCTGGGCAATGGCGGCATTCTCTGCTGGTTCAGTTATATCTCGCCGCTGCTTCAGATGGAGAGCGGATTCAGCGCAACCAGCATCTCTCTGCTGATGATTCTTGCAGGCGGCGGAATGGTAGTAGGCAATCAGGTGAGTGCCTTGCTTGCCGACCGCTTCAAACCGGGCCGCTTTACCTGTTATCTCCAGTTTCTGGCGGCAGCGGCACTTCTGCTCACCTTCTTCCTCGCACCTTTCGGCTGGGTATCTGTGGTACTGATGTTCATCTGCTGCGCCTGTCTTTTCGGCATCGGTTCGCCTGAACAATTCCTCATCGTGAAGCATGCCAAGGGTGGCGAAATGCTGGGCGGCTGCTGCATTCAGGGCGCCTTCAATCTGGGTAACGCCATGGGAGCTTTCCTCGGTGGTATTCCTGTTGCGATGGGATTAGGATACAACTTCCCTGCCCTTATCGGTGTGCCGATGGCATTGGCAGGAGCCATCTGTCTGCTGATTTTCCATAAGAAATATGAATAA
- a CDS encoding TonB-dependent siderophore receptor has protein sequence MYSRYILLSTLLVIGAETYAKNNKTEVESLSSSYNNSVENNSVDSSSQDSIFKDETLHEVKVVARKSGTSRLAGAVNGIAVNKDELFKAACCNLGESFTTNPSVDVAYNDATTGARQIKLLGLSGTYVQMLTENLPNFRGAAIPYALGYVPGPWMKGIQVSKGSASVKNGYESITGQINVDYLKPEDEQQVEVNLFGDTKSRIEANADANVHLSDKWATEILLHHENILKNHDDNGDGFYDMPGREQYNVQNRWLYKGKHYIFHGGLGALKEIRTSGQDEEHVHSDDIYRIKLHTNRYEGYMKHAFILNHEHGTNIAFMSSASMHQLDAQYGNRFYDLNEKNLYGSLIFETNFTHQHNLSVGLSVNHDYLGQRANVNVSPRPAVGQEDSPYLLSEMQRMNEKETTPGAYAQYTYTLGTKLTAMAGVRFDHSSIYGNFFTPRFHVKYSPVDAISIRLSAGKGYRTVFGLAEYNYLLASGREFQITGDRLKQEEAWNYGMSTAFYIPMFGKTLKLNAEYYYTDFKNQAVVDYDANKGLISIYNLMGKSYSHTFQIDASYPLLKGLEITAAYRLNDVKCTYDYGKTLKEKPLTSKYKALFTASYKTPLGLWQFDATVQLNGGGRNPEPYQLADGSQSWSPRFHSFEQVSAQVTRWFRHWSIYVGGENLTGFKQKTPIYGASNPWGSDFEPTLVWGPVEGRMFYAGVRVHF, from the coding sequence ATGTATTCAAGATATATATTGCTCAGTACCTTGCTGGTTATTGGTGCTGAGACTTATGCAAAAAATAATAAGACAGAGGTTGAGTCTCTGTCATCATCATATAATAATTCAGTAGAAAACAACTCTGTAGATTCCTCCTCTCAGGATTCCATTTTCAAGGACGAGACCTTGCATGAGGTGAAGGTGGTGGCTCGCAAGTCGGGCACTTCCCGATTGGCTGGTGCCGTGAATGGCATCGCCGTGAACAAGGATGAACTCTTCAAGGCGGCTTGTTGCAACCTGGGCGAGAGTTTTACGACCAATCCATCGGTGGATGTGGCTTATAATGATGCCACGACGGGCGCAAGACAAATCAAACTCCTTGGTCTTTCGGGCACTTACGTACAGATGCTCACCGAGAATCTGCCGAATTTCCGTGGTGCAGCCATCCCATACGCCCTGGGCTATGTGCCGGGACCTTGGATGAAAGGCATTCAGGTATCCAAGGGTAGTGCTTCGGTGAAGAATGGCTATGAGTCGATTACAGGTCAAATCAATGTGGATTACTTGAAGCCAGAGGATGAGCAACAGGTGGAGGTAAACCTCTTTGGTGATACCAAGAGCCGAATCGAGGCAAATGCCGATGCCAACGTTCATCTATCGGATAAGTGGGCAACGGAGATATTGTTGCATCATGAGAATATCCTCAAAAACCATGATGACAATGGCGATGGCTTCTATGATATGCCAGGCAGAGAACAATATAATGTACAGAACCGTTGGCTGTATAAAGGCAAGCACTACATCTTTCATGGTGGACTTGGGGCTTTGAAGGAGATTCGTACCAGCGGGCAGGATGAGGAACATGTTCATAGTGATGATATTTATCGAATCAAGCTCCATACCAACCGCTATGAGGGTTATATGAAACATGCCTTCATCCTCAATCACGAGCATGGCACCAATATTGCCTTCATGTCCTCAGCTTCGATGCACCAGCTCGATGCCCAGTATGGCAACAGGTTCTACGACCTCAATGAGAAGAATCTCTATGGCTCACTGATTTTTGAGACCAATTTTACTCATCAGCACAATTTGTCGGTAGGTTTGAGCGTCAACCATGATTACCTGGGGCAGCGCGCCAATGTGAATGTTTCTCCAAGACCGGCAGTAGGGCAAGAAGACTCTCCTTATCTTTTGTCGGAGATGCAGAGAATGAACGAGAAGGAGACGACTCCTGGAGCATACGCCCAATACACCTATACGTTAGGCACGAAGTTGACAGCGATGGCAGGTGTCCGTTTCGACCATAGCTCTATCTATGGCAATTTCTTCACCCCTCGGTTCCACGTGAAGTATTCGCCTGTCGATGCCATCAGCATCCGCTTGTCAGCAGGTAAGGGCTATCGCACGGTATTTGGCTTGGCAGAGTACAACTATCTCTTGGCGAGCGGCAGGGAGTTTCAGATTACGGGTGATAGACTTAAGCAAGAGGAGGCTTGGAACTATGGTATGAGTACCGCTTTCTACATCCCGATGTTTGGCAAGACACTGAAACTGAACGCCGAGTATTATTATACCGACTTCAAGAATCAAGCGGTGGTGGATTATGATGCCAACAAGGGGCTTATCTCCATCTACAATTTGATGGGTAAGTCTTATTCCCACACCTTCCAGATAGATGCCTCTTATCCATTGCTGAAGGGCTTGGAGATAACAGCGGCTTATCGTCTGAACGATGTGAAGTGTACTTACGATTATGGCAAAACCTTGAAAGAAAAGCCATTGACCAGCAAGTATAAGGCGCTCTTCACAGCTTCCTATAAGACTCCACTTGGCCTTTGGCAATTTGATGCCACCGTGCAGTTGAATGGTGGAGGCAGAAATCCTGAGCCTTACCAGTTGGCAGATGGAAGCCAGTCATGGTCTCCTCGTTTCCATAGCTTCGAGCAAGTGAGTGCGCAGGTTACGAGATGGTTCCGCCATTGGAGTATCTATGTGGGAGGCGAAAACCTTACTGGTTTCAAGCAGAAAACTCCTATCTATGGTGCCAGCAACCCATGGGGAAGCGATTTCGAGCCAACCTTGGTTTGGGGACCTGTAGAGGGCAGGATGTTCTACGCAGGAGTGAGAGTACACTTTTAA
- a CDS encoding HU family DNA-binding protein — MINYSIVMRSVNANLLEINQAKSRINQAKKEGTTPDPKDLELVKTEKQNAFAISQYTDIMTIEKFAKHITSHGSVYSRADISAILYIAVDCMREMLLEGKKIRLGDLGDFSLLLTSKGAEDADKFTAQNITGVKVQWEPGQEFKNLRDDAEFNLVASRSAQAAVIKAIKEGKTNVDLNAPTTPDNTPGGSTPGGSNTGQTGSDGQGSESGDGLE; from the coding sequence ATGATTAATTACAGCATCGTAATGCGTAGCGTGAACGCAAATCTTCTGGAAATCAACCAGGCGAAGTCACGCATCAACCAGGCAAAGAAGGAGGGTACAACCCCTGACCCTAAGGACCTGGAACTCGTGAAGACTGAGAAGCAGAATGCTTTCGCCATCTCGCAGTACACCGACATCATGACCATCGAGAAGTTTGCCAAGCACATCACCTCTCATGGCAGTGTTTATTCAAGAGCTGACATCAGCGCCATCCTCTACATTGCCGTAGACTGCATGCGTGAGATGTTGCTTGAGGGCAAGAAAATCCGTCTGGGCGATCTCGGTGATTTCTCTCTCCTTCTCACCTCAAAGGGTGCTGAGGATGCTGACAAGTTCACCGCACAGAATATCACCGGCGTAAAGGTTCAGTGGGAGCCAGGTCAGGAGTTCAAGAACCTTCGTGATGACGCCGAGTTCAACCTCGTAGCCAGCCGCAGCGCTCAGGCAGCCGTTATCAAGGCGATTAAGGAGGGTAAGACCAACGTTGACCTCAACGCGCCAACTACTCCGGATAATACGCCTGGCGGTTCTACCCCAGGTGGTTCAAACACCGGTCAGACCGGCAGCGACGGTCAAGGCTCTGAATCTGGCGACGGCCTTGAATAG
- a CDS encoding smalltalk protein, which produces MKANTWKTILQIAISILTAIATTLGVTSCMG; this is translated from the coding sequence ATGAAAGCGAACACTTGGAAAACAATTCTGCAGATAGCCATCAGCATACTGACCGCTATCGCTACTACGCTCGGAGTAACGAGCTGCATGGGATAA
- a CDS encoding DUF3127 domain-containing protein translates to MNGMFMRVVQQGEAFAVQSQKSENGQMMKCNIVLQEMGGKYENQYAAAMLGNMAQCKYAAGELVAVTLRFTTHEHNGQVYQDILVTDIEKVKG, encoded by the coding sequence ATGAACGGAATGTTTATGAGAGTGGTGCAGCAGGGTGAGGCGTTCGCTGTACAGAGTCAGAAAAGTGAGAACGGACAGATGATGAAATGCAACATCGTTCTCCAGGAGATGGGCGGCAAGTATGAGAACCAGTATGCTGCGGCAATGCTCGGCAATATGGCGCAATGTAAGTATGCGGCTGGTGAGCTGGTGGCTGTTACGCTCCGCTTTACTACCCATGAGCACAATGGTCAGGTTTATCAGGATATTCTGGTTACAGACATTGAAAAGGTAAAAGGGTAA
- a CDS encoding heavy-metal-associated domain-containing protein: MKKILVMFIMMMVAMVTFAKDIKTVVFTTTPQMHCAACENKIKSNLRFEKGIKSIETSVPDQTVTVQYNADKTTPEKLQKGFEKFGYKARILKDGEKVEKNTGEKCDLM, translated from the coding sequence ATGAAGAAGATTTTAGTAATGTTCATAATGATGATGGTGGCAATGGTAACCTTTGCCAAGGACATCAAGACCGTAGTGTTCACCACAACCCCACAGATGCACTGTGCGGCTTGTGAGAATAAAATCAAGAGCAACCTTCGCTTTGAGAAGGGTATCAAGAGCATTGAGACTTCTGTGCCAGACCAGACAGTCACAGTACAGTATAATGCCGACAAGACAACCCCAGAGAAACTCCAGAAAGGTTTTGAGAAGTTTGGCTATAAGGCTCGCATCCTGAAAGATGGTGAGAAGGTTGAGAAGAACACTGGGGAGAAGTGTGACTTGATGTAA